ATGAATATGCGTGAGCGTAGTTTTCAGCCTTCACGTCTTCGACGTAAAAAAGGCAAGAAGCATGCTCAGGTAGAAGTCGAACGCGGATTGCCGACACATATCAAAGAGTCAAAACGCGTAGTGAAGATGAAGGAAAATATCATCATCACAGACCTTGCGAAGCAGATGAACGTCAAAGCAGCGGAAATCATTCGTAAGTTGATTCCACTTGGGATGATGGTCACTGTAAACCAAATTGTCGACTTCGAAACAGCACAGCTTGTAAGCGAAGAGTTTGGTTACCGCGTTGAATCTATCGCCTTTAAAGAAGAGGAAGTTTTCGACGTAGTCGCGGTGGATGACGAAGATCCGGCGGACCTGGAAAATCGTCCTCCTGTTGTCACCATCATGGGACACGTTGACCATGGTAAAACTTCACTGCTCGATACCATTCGAAGCGCGAAGGTTGCCTCGGGTGAAGCTGGCGGTATCACGCAGCACATCGGTGCCTATTCAGTAGAGCTCAAGGGTAAGGGTAAAATTACTTTCCTTGATACACCAGGCCACGCGGCGTTCACGTCCATGCGTGCTCGCGGTGCTCAGGCAACGGACATTGTTGTACTGGTTGTTGCTGCTGATGATGGTTGCATGCCGCAAACAGAAGAGGCGATTCAGCACTCTCAAGCTGCAGGTGTTCCGATTGTCGTAGCGGTTAACAAGATGGATTTGGTGGATGCCAATCCTGACCGTGTTACTCAGGAACTTTCTCAGTTTAATATCATGCCGGAAGCTTGGGGCGGGGATACTCTCTTCGTTCAAACTTCAGCGATTAAGCAAACGGGTATTGATGAGCTGCTAGAAACGATTCTACTGCAGGCTGAAGTTCTCGAACTCAAAGCCAACCCTAAGCGAGATGCACAGGGTATCGTGGTTGAATCTCGTTTGGATAAAGGTCGCGGACCTGTTGCAACGATTTTGGTTCAACAAGGTACGCTTAAGAAGGGTGACTTCTTAGTCGTCGGTGAGCAGGTTGGTAAAGTACGGGCCATGACGGATCATACGGGCAAGCAGCTTAAAGTCGCTGGTCCTTCTTCCGCCGTTGAAATCATCGGTTTGGAAGGTACACCTGAAGCGGGCGATCAATTCAATGCTGTTGAATCGATGGAAAATGCTCGCGACGTTGCTGACCACCGTGTTGAGCAATCTAAAGCTGAGGAAAATGTTCCAAAGCCGAAGATGGGTCTTGAAGAATTGATGAAGCGTATGCGCAACGAAGAAGTTCCAGAACTTCGCGTTGTTCTTAAGTCTGATGTTCACGGTTCAGCAGAAGCGGTGAAGCAGGCGCTTGTGAAGCTTTCTACTGATGAAGTGAAAGTTAACATCATCTATTCTGGCGTTGGTGGAATTAAAGAATCTGACATCACACTTGCTTCTGCAAGTAAGGGTCTGGTTCTTGGTTTTGGTGTTCGACCCGATGGCAATGCTACCCGCGTTGCTGACAAAGAGAAGGTTGAAATCCGAACTTACAACGTCATCTACGAAATGGTTGATGATGTGAAGAAGGCTATGGAAGGCCTACTCGCACCTGAAGAAGTTGAGAAGGTTGTTGGACGAGCAGAAGTTCGTGAACTCTTCCGTATCAGCAAGGTTGGCGTCATCGGTGGTTCTCGTGTTCTCGACGGTAAGGCTCAGCGCTCTGCCAACGTTCGCGTTCTTCGCGACAGCCGAGAAATTTATGCGGGCAAGGTAGCCTCTTTGAAGCAATACAAAGATGATACCCGTGAAGTTGATTCAGGTCAGGAATGCGGTATCGGCGTAGAAGGCTACAACGACCTCAAGCTTGGCGATGTGATCGAATTC
The nucleotide sequence above comes from Deltaproteobacteria bacterium. Encoded proteins:
- the infB gene encoding translation initiation factor IF-2 gives rise to the protein GPKGGARVVRMIDKEKLMERLPARRGGGGGRPGGGRPGGPGGGRPGGPGGGRPGGPGGPGGPGRGAPRFGQVTELKVVSDPFGGGREMVQVGRERKGPGGPGKGAPQKRRGPGGGKPNQGPNKRNMMNMRERSFQPSRLRRKKGKKHAQVEVERGLPTHIKESKRVVKMKENIIITDLAKQMNVKAAEIIRKLIPLGMMVTVNQIVDFETAQLVSEEFGYRVESIAFKEEEVFDVVAVDDEDPADLENRPPVVTIMGHVDHGKTSLLDTIRSAKVASGEAGGITQHIGAYSVELKGKGKITFLDTPGHAAFTSMRARGAQATDIVVLVVAADDGCMPQTEEAIQHSQAAGVPIVVAVNKMDLVDANPDRVTQELSQFNIMPEAWGGDTLFVQTSAIKQTGIDELLETILLQAEVLELKANPKRDAQGIVVESRLDKGRGPVATILVQQGTLKKGDFLVVGEQVGKVRAMTDHTGKQLKVAGPSSAVEIIGLEGTPEAGDQFNAVESMENARDVADHRVEQSKAEENVPKPKMGLEELMKRMRNEEVPELRVVLKSDVHGSAEAVKQALVKLSTDEVKVNIIYSGVGGIKESDITLASASKGLVLGFGVRPDGNATRVADKEKVEIRTYNVIYEMVDDVKKAMEGLLAPEEVEKVVGRAEVRELFRISKVGVIGGSRVLDGKAQRSANVRVLRDSREIYAGKVASLKQYKDDTREVDSGQECGIGVEGYNDLKLGDVIEFFTVEQVGRTLD